The nucleotide window TTACAAACTATGAGGGGCGCGACTGCTACTGCGGCCTCGACCTTTCCAGCACGGGCGACTTCACGGCGCTGGCATTGGTGTTCCCGCCAAGCGGCGATTGCCCAAAGTACACTGTCCTGCCCTTCTTCTGGCTATCGGAGGAGGCCAAGACCTGAGAACCCGGCGCGACCACGTACCCTACGCCGTGTGGAAGAAGATGGGCGTGTTCAACACGACCGAGGGCAATGTCGTGGACTACGACTACATAGTCGCGTTCATCGCCAAACTGTCGGAGCGGTTCAGGATAAGGGAAATCGCCTACGACCGCTACGGCGCGGAGAAAATTCGCAGGGATTTAGAGGAACTGGGCGCGGAACACGGCTTCGTCGTGTTCCCGTTCGGGCAGGGCTTTATTTCAATGTCGCCGCCAAGCAAGGACTTCTTCCAGTTTGTAATGGAGGGCAAGATACGGCACGGGAAACATCCCGTACTTGACTGGAACATGGCAAACGTCATTGTTGACCAGGACGCGGCGGGCAACATAAAGCCCAACAAGAAAAAATCCACCGAGAAGATTGACGGCGTTGTGGCGTTCGTGATGGGGCTTGCAAGAGCCACGCTCGGCGGCCGGGCCGTAGAGAGCGTGTACGACGGGAGGGGGCTGCTAATACTATGAAAACATTAAGAATTCAGGTTAGAATAGTAAGTTTCTTAGTGCGCAATTCGTTCCCAAGATAAAAAATACAAGTGCCACAACTGCGCATAACGCAGGAAGAAAGTACAGTATCTGCATATGTTTAGGCGTTTTTCCATTTATATATTTTTCTTCTTTATAAAAGCTTTCCCATATTTTTTTTGT belongs to Acidaminococcales bacterium and includes:
- a CDS encoding terminase large subunit → MPKVHCPALLLAIGGGQDLRTRRDHVPYAVWKKMGVFNTTEGNVVDYDYIVAFIAKLSERFRIREIAYDRYGAEKIRRDLEELGAEHGFVVFPFGQGFISMSPPSKDFFQFVMEGKIRHGKHPVLDWNMANVIVDQDAAGNIKPNKKKSTEKIDGVVAFVMGLARATLGGRAVESVYDGRGLLIL